One Ostrea edulis chromosome 2, xbOstEdul1.1, whole genome shotgun sequence genomic region harbors:
- the LOC125681142 gene encoding uncharacterized protein LOC125681142 isoform X3, whose protein sequence is MGPRFSYHTRSPRAPGNDVTKHRYIDEILDRDDDTEFEDSVVEEQTEIEDLSSIDVRDYVDQFPFENIVFEGGGGKGVAYPGALLALEELGLMAKIKRFAGTSVGSITAFLVALGYSSEEIGEVMETDFRTLFDATLGRLSLLPNLFRYFGWQPMNTLYELAGKLVEKKLGNKDATFIDLYNKTGKELCIVVTNVNNMEEEYFHPKTTPDTPIRIAVRMSASLPGMMQPVGYTTCGQESIYVDGGMLANYPITCFDGWWLSMKKEDSLFRRLQNLNNLHHIMDKRHRFARDKDTADKTLGFVLYSEDEVQNFQQILECRRMTPLVYPDTELGRRAKNKKKSEVKLGKEYLQVKRTVNKFLELAVKYDKDSDQRISREELSGILNDKYFTETDKKRLFGKNVTVEDVMNRLDRDGNGMINFQEIVAMMEDSGFTIGTRCLGLKRQSVTTLTTLLKTLYNTMNVNISQIGFSVFDVLPRSGCKGWRTCTNPQRQWV, encoded by the exons ATGGGTCCTCGTTTCTCGTATCACACACGTTCGCCAAGAGCCCCTGGTAATGATGTCACCAAACATCGATACATTGACGAAATCCTTGACAGAGATGACGACACGGAGTTTGAAGATTCAGTGGTCGAAG AACAAACAGAAATAGAAGATTTGTCATCAATAGACGTTAGAGATTATGTGGACCAGTTTCCGTTTGAAAATATCGTCTTTGAGGGCGGTGGTGGTAAAGGCGTGGCCTATCCGGGAGCTCTACTG GCCTTGGAAGAATTAGGCTTGATGGCAAAAATCAAGAGATTTGCAGGGACAAGTGTGGGTTCCATTACAGCGTTCTTGGTGGCGCTAGGATACAGCTCCGAGGAAATTGGAGAAGTCATGGAAACGGATTTCAGAACGCTTTTCG ACGCCACACTTGGACGATTAAGTTTGCTCCCCAATCTATTCCGCTACTTCGGATGGCAGCCCATGAACACGTTGTATGAATTGGCTGGAAAACTCGTTGAGAAGAAACTTGGTAATAAAGACGCCACTTTTATCGAC TTGTACAATAAAACCGGAAAGGAACTTTGTATCGTTGTCACCAACGTTAACAACATGGAGGAGGAATATTTTCATCCCAAAACCACACCCGACACTCCTATCAGAATAGCAGTCCGGATGTCAGCAAGTCTTCCAG GCATGATGCAACCCGTGGGTTACACAACCTGTGGTCAAGAGAGCATTTACGTAGATGGTGGAATGCTGGCTAACTACCCGATAACTTGTTTTGACG GATGGTGGTTGTCTATGAAAAAGGAAGACTCGCTTTTCAGAAGGCTGCAGAATCTGAATAACCTCCATCACATTATGGACAAAAGACACAGGTTTGCTCGGGACAAAGACACAGCTGATAAAACGCTAGGATTTGTTCTG TACTCTGAAGATGAAGTTCAGAACTTCCAACAAATCCTCGAATGTAGACGAATGACTCCATTGGTTTATCCCGACACAGAGTTAGGCAG AAGagcgaaaaataaaaagaaaagtgaGGTGAAATTGGGAAAAGAATACCTACAAGTTAAAAGGACCGTCAACAAATTCTTAGAG ctTGCAGTCAAGTACGACAAGGACAGTGATCAGCGGATAAGCAGAGAAGAACTTTCAGGGATATTAAACGAT aaatatttcacAGAAACGGATAAAAAAAGACTCTTTGGAAAAAATGTGACAGTAGAGGACGTCATGAATCGATTGGATAGAGATGGAAACGGCATG ataaaCTTTCAAGAGATTGTTGCCATGATGGAAGATTCGGGATTTACAATAGGGACTCGCTGTTTGGGATTAAAACGACAGAGTGTCACAACACTGACAACGCTTTTAAAGACACTTTACAACACCATGAATGTCAACATCAGTCAGATAGGATTTAGT